GGTATTTCCCTCCGTCGTGGCGGTAATCCACAGGATTACAGCACATGCTGCCAGTAAAGCCTGAGTCAGAATTTCGCTGAAGGGAAGTTATCTATCTGTGGATGTTTGCCGACACCAGAACTGTGCCCTGAGTCATTTACTTCTAAGAATTCTACGTATTGTGTTCACACTCTGTAATAGAAACTGAACATGTGGCGTTTGCAGTGCGTTTTCATAGAAAAGGATGATTTTAATCACATCAGCTGGGTGATAAAACACCAGGAAATAAAGTCTATAGTGGCTGAAATGTTCCTGGCAGCAGTCGCATGGACTCGCTTCCCCGTTCGGttgcttcctgtttcttttaGTTGAACATGAAAGAGAAACACCTGTTAGCGAAGCGTCAGCAATATTTAGCTGTGGGTAAACTGGAGAAAACAACTCTTAAATTAAAGCTCAGGAAGTCTCTCGGGTCAGCAATGGAAGGTCAGCTGGTGCTGTGGAGCCGCAGCACGCCTGCGCTCGTGCACGTGTCCTTGAGCGCACGGCACTGTCCCAGACAGGCCGTGATCAGGACCCGGCATCCCGACCTGTCCCGCAGGAACCTCTTCAGGGACTCATCAAAGACCTGGTTCCCCTCTCTGTAgccgtccagcagcagcagaacctcacTGGACCGGGCCAGCGCcgccctcagctcctcctccatcgGAACCTTTTCCGCCGCAGAAAGCAGTCGGGTTACTTCTTGCagcaggtgacctttgaccttgctgCAGTCCAGATGAACCACAAGGTGGACGCCGCTGAGGTCGATGGCACCGGATGGGGCGTTCGAGGACCCCGCGGCCCGGGAGAAGGCCAGGAATTGGGCTACGGTCGTCTTTCCCGCTCCCCGGCGGTCCCTCCAGGAACAGGGTCTGTCCTGGTTCTGGCACCAGGGCTTGCAGACCGGCCGGCTGACCCCGACTGACGGACACACAGCAGAATAAATCAGACCTaactacttcctgttgtggCCTTTACTGACTTCCTGGTTGCTGATAAAGCAGCTTATGCTGTTTTGGTGTCACACTTGGCTCCTGAGAGGACTGAACCTTCACCTTTAGCGTGTTTGTGACTCACTCATTCTGAAGCCTCCGCGGCAGCGCTTCCGTGACGAAGGTGTGAATGTGAAGCTTCTCCTCCTCGCTGAGGTTAGCAGAACGCACGCTCCACAACGCCCTCAGAGTTTCCTCCACGACGCCTGCGGACGAGCCAGATCAGCATCAGCCATAACCTACAGGTGCACGTGGACGGAGCGTCGGCGACTTACCCTCGTTAAAAATCCTTTTCTCTTCATCGTTTCCCCGGTTAAATCCTTGACCTGACGACAGAAAGCGTTAGCATCAGCGACGGACCTCTGATGGGGGAGCAGGGTTTGGTTTCTATCGGCAGTTTAGGAAGCGGCCTCGAGAGACCCGATATTTAAAAATCCGTTCACGTTAATTAACTGTGAGagaggggggcggagccaggAGGGAGCCCAAACAGGTGGGTTCCAGAGCCCGAGACCATCACGTGCCGGAGGTGAAGAGAAATCACCCGTGTGCGGTCAAACACCCTCGATTTCCCTTTTTCACACGAACGGCGGCCGAGCCGGGTgttcccagcagctgaagcGGCCGAGCCGCTGAGTCATGCTAACAAGAGAACACGCGTCTCGCCGATAAAGTCCCCACAATTCAACTGAAgaacttcttctttttctctctcacatcTCCCCACCGGCTGCAGCCGCCCGCAGAAGCAACCCGCCGATCAGAACGAGGTGTTTGCGTCTGTGTTTGGGAGCGGTCACCTTTCCTGCGGCGGTACAGGAACGCCGCCAGGAGGAGGGTCAGCGTCACCACGAAGCCCAGCGCCACGAAGAGGGCGGCGTTGAGAGCGGGAGGTGTTGAGTGCAGCTCGTCTGTGGGGAGAACAAACGCACCCAGTCAGCGCTCGTGGTCGCCGGCATGGAAATAACCAAATATACCAGCGGCGGATGactgcttcctcctcccactgACGGAAGCACCAAGATGGCGTCCCGCCTCCTCCATCAACCTCACAAACAGGAAACGTGGGAGGCGAGTAGATGAATCACCTGCGAGGAGGAAGGTGGCGGAATATCCGCCGCCGAAGATGCAGGTGTAGTTGTTGTCGTCAGGGAAACGCACGCGGATCTCGCTGGTGACTGCGAAGAGCTGCTGCGGCGTGGGGGCGACGGCGGTGCTGGCGTTGACCGGGCGCCCGTGTCCGTCCCGCCACTGGACGGAAGGCTCGGGGTAGCCGTCGGCCTGGCAGGTCAGCAGCGCCTCGTCGCCGCCGTCGACCTTCTGGAGGCGCTTGGTCACGGTCTTGTATGGCgctgaggggtcagaggtcacgacAGTTTACATACGAGTTTCTGGTGCcaaagagaagagcagcagttcCAGGAAGATCCACGTTGGGCAACAtctttgttttggtttcatTATTGCTGAAACTTGACCAGAAATGACCACATTTGAGAAAGAACCGAGACCGGGTCATCACCTGTGACCGACAAGAGGACCTCCTTGTAGTCGGCTTCTTGTCCGatctggaccagacactggtagGTCCCGGAGTCGCTGATCCTGAGGTCGGAGATCTGGTGAGATTACCCAGAGAACAGAATCTGTTGG
The sequence above is drawn from the Takifugu rubripes chromosome 6, fTakRub1.2, whole genome shotgun sequence genome and encodes:
- the si:ch211-241b2.5 gene encoding B7-H1/DC protein precursor (The RefSeq protein has 3 substitutions, 2 frameshifts compared to this genomic sequence) codes for the protein MDWIRAVVVLQVLIQPCLSALFTVEAEQVQYQSEFGGDVVLGCRFGLQPDLSVSASNLKVTWHWISSSSPSPREVYRLDNWVEQLVHQDPVYRGRATLLKEELKNNWAKLKISDLRISDSGTYQCLVQIGQEADYKEVLLSVTAPYKTVTKRLQKVDGGDEALLTCQADGYPEPSVQWRDGHGRPVNASTAVAPTPQQLFAVTSEIRVRFPDDNNYTCIFGGGYSATFLLADELHSTPPALNAALFVALGFVATLTLLLAAFLYRRRKGQGFNRGNDEEKRIFNEGVVEETLRALWSVRSANLSEEEKLHIHTFVTEALPRRLQNDRGQPAGLQALVPEPGQTLFLEGPPGSGKTTVAQFLAFSRAAGSSNAPSGAIDLSGVHLVVHLDCSKVKGHLLQEVTRLLSAAEKVPMEEELRAALAGSSEVLLLLDGYREGNQVFDESLKRFLRDRSGCRVLITACPGQCRALKDTCTSAGVLRLHSTS